A window of Micromonospora eburnea genomic DNA:
AGATTGTCCGAGGCGTCGCTGCCCCTGGTAACCAGCACCGGCACGTACTTCTCGAGCTGGGTGACCAGCGCGGAGCCCCGCTCGGCCTCCATCACCACCAGGTCGGGCCGCAACGCGACGATCGAGTCGACGCTGGGCTCACCCCGGGTGCCGACGTCCTTGACGTCCGGGTCGAGCTTGGCGGCGCTGACCCAGGTGGCGTACCCCTTGGGATCGGCGACGCCGACCGGCATGACGCCGAGGCCGACCAGCATCTCGACCTCACCCCACTCCAGTCCGACGACCTTGGTGGCCGGGGCCTTCAGGGTGATGCTCTGGCCACGGCTGTCGGTGACGGTGACCGGGCCGCTGGGCGCGGCGTCGGAGGAGGACGGCTCGGGGGCGGGGTTCTCGGTGGTGCCGCAGGCGCTGAGCAGCAGCGCGGCGGCGGCGGCCAGGATGGCCGCACGCGTACGCATCATGGGTTTCTTCTCTGTTCGTGGATCGGTTGACGAGGTCAGGCGACGGCCCGGGTGGTGTGCCGCCCGACGGGCCGGGTGGACAGCAGCCCGGTCATCGGGTCGACGGTCACCTCGATGCGGATTCCGTACGTCTCGGTGAGGGCGTCCTCGGTGAACACGTTCCGCGGTGCGCCGGCGGCCCGGACGCGCCCGCGGTGCAGGAGCACCACGTCGTCGGCGACGGCGGCGGCCTGGTTGAGGTCGTGCAGGACGACCCCGACGGCGATGTCGCCGGTGTCGGCCAGGTCCCGCATCAGGTCGAGGATCTCCACCTGGTAACGCAGGTCGAGGAAGGTGGTCGGCTCGTCGAGCAGGAGCACGGCGGTGTCCTGAGCCAGGCAGGTGGCCAGCCACACCCGCTGCAACTCCCCACCGGAGAGCTCGTCGACCGGCCGGTCCGCCATGGCGGCGACGCCGGTGACCGTCATGGCCCGATCGACCGCGACCGGGCCGTCGGGGTCGTCGGCCCGCCACCGACCCCGGTAGGGGTGCCGCCCGTAGCCGACCACGTCCCGCACGGTGACCCCGTTGGGGGTGGGGCGGCTCTGGGCGAGCAGGGTGACCCGGCGGGCGAAGTCCCGGGCGGACAGGGTGCGGGCCGAGGTGCCGTCGGCGAGCAGAACCTCGCCCCGCTCCAGCGGGTGCAGCCGGGCCAACCCGCGCAGCAGCGTGGACTTGCCGCTGCCGTTCGGTCCCACCAGCGCCGTCACCGCGCCGGGCCGCAGCGTGATCGCCGCATCGTGCACCACGGTCGCGCCGTGGTAGCCCAGACGCAGGCCCACGCCCCGAAGTCCCTCGGCGCGGCTACCCCCACCACTCATGCGGTTAGGTTAACCTAACCTTAGTTGGCGGTGTCAAGGCACTCGGATTCCCGTCACCCCTGCTGTTCCGTCCCCGCGGCCGCTCCGAAGGGCTCGCTCACGCCTGGTCGGTCCGCTCGGCGGCGCGCAGATCACCCAGTAGTTCGGCCTGACTGCTCAACACCTCGGTCAGGATCCGCCGTGCGACCGCCAGCAGCTCCGCCACCTGCGGGCTGACCATCGAGTAGTAGACGGTCGAACCGTCCCTGCGGGTCACCACCAGGTTCGCCCGGCGCAGCACCGCCAACTGTTGCGACAGGTGCGCCGCCTCGATGCCCACCTGCGGCAGCAACTCCGACACCGCGTGTTCCCGCTCCGCGAGAAGTTCCAGCACGCGAATCCGTGCCGGATGCCCCAACGTCTTGAAGAACTCGGCCTTGGCCTGATACAGCGGCGTACTCACGGGCCCACCCCTTTCTGGGGAGACACGCTACGAGCCGCCCCTCATCCACTCGGACGGGCCCGGCGTGAGCCGGCTCCTCGTCCTGTCGACCGGCAACCAGATTAGATCTAACGACTTGCTAAAGTCGGCAAGTCGTGAGGGCGCCGGGAGGCCGACCGCCGCACCGGCGTCGGTGCGCCTGGTTCGGTCAGCCCGGCGATCGACCACCCGCGGCCCCCGGCCGACGGAGCACTCGCCGAACGTGGCTTCCTCGCCACGCGACGGCTCGTAGACCGGCATGGCCCGCCGGCCCATCTCTCGTACGGCGGGCCATGCCGTCAAGGCTTCGGGCGCCGGCGGCCTCGCCGTCCACGAGCGACACTCCCGGCCCCTTCCAGGGGCCGCTGTCGGCACCGGCGTTGCTCCTTCAGAACCCATCATGTCGAGGCCGTGGGCGGTCGGTCCGGCGGGCTGGCGTCGCGCCCGCCGATGCCTCCAACGGAGCGCCCCCCTTGACGGACGGCGTCGAACGGTTGGGCGATCTGAGCGTGATCACCTGGCGGAGAAAAGGCCTGGACGGGACGATGCTCGGGCTTGTAGCCTGCCACCGACCGTGACGCCGCCCGAGGAGGTGAGACCCATGAACGCTGTATCGATGTGGGTGCTCTCCCTTTCCGTCGCGGTCGGGCCATTGACATAGGTGTCGCCGGGAGCGCCTCGCCAACAAGGCACTCCCGAAGGGCAACACCTATGCACTCTGCACAGTTCACCGCCGAGCCGTCGTCGAACGATATGGTCGAGCGCGACGCCATCGCGGGTGACGTCCCCGGACTCCCAACGCCGGCCTCCGGCGCCGATCGCCCGCACCTCACGTTCGACGTGATCATTGCCGGGTGTGGGCCGACTGGTGCGATGCTCGCGGCCGAACTGCGGCTGCACGATGTACGGGTACTCGTTCTGGAGAAGGAAACCGAGCCCGTCTCGTTCGTCCGCATCGTCGGCCTGCACATTCGCAGTATTGAGCTGATGGCAATGCGCGGGCTGTTGGAGCGCATGCTCGAACACGGAAGAAAGCGTCCGGCCGGTGGCTTCTTCGCCGCCATCCCCAAGCCCGCGCCCAAGGGCCTGGATTCCGCGTACGCCTATCTGCTGGGCATCCCGCAGCCGGTCATCGTTCACCTGCTCGAAGAACACGCGATCGACCTGGGCGCGCAGGTCCGGCGCGGCTGTGCGGTGGCCGGTCTCAAGCAGGACGACGAGGGTGTGACCGTCGAGCTGGCCGACGGGGAACAGCTGCGTTCGCGTTACCTCGTCGGCTGTGACGGCGGGCGCAGCACGGTGCGCAAACTGCTCGGCGTCGGCTTCCCCGGCGAGCCCTCGCGGGCCGAGACGCTGATGGGCGAGATGGAAGTGGGTGTGTCGCAGGAGGAGATCGCCGCCAGGGTGACCGGAATCGGCGAGACCCGTCAACGGTTCTGGCTCCGGCCCTTCGGCGCAGGGGTCTACAGCGTCGTGGTCCCCGCCGCGGGGGTCAGCGATCGCGCGGAACCGCCCACCCTCGATGATTTCAAACAACAGCTGCGCGCCATCGCCGGAACCGATTTCGGCGTACACTCGCCGCGCTGGTTGTCCCGCTTCGGGGACGCCACCCGGCTGGCCGAACGTTATCGGGTCGGGCGGGTACTGCTGGCCGGCGATGCGGCACACATCCATCCACCCACCGGCGGACAGGGCCTCAACCTGGGCGTTCAGGACGCATTCAACCTCGGCTGGAAACTGGCCGCGCAGATCCGCGGCTGGGCGCCGGAGACACTGCTGGACACCTACCAGGCCGAACGCCGTCCGGTCGCCGAGGACGTGCTGGACAACACCCGCGCCCAGATGGAACTGCACTCCACCGAACCGGGCCCGCAGGCCGTGCGCAGGCTGCTCACCGAACTGATGGACTTCGACGAGGTCAACCGCTATCTGATCGAAAAGATCACCGCCATCGGCATTCGCTACGACCTCGGTGCGGGCCCCGACCTGCTGGGCCGCCGCCTGCGCGACATCGACGTGAAACAGGGCCACCTCTACGGTCTGCTGCATCACGGCCGCGGCCTGCTGCTGGACCGCACCGAACGCCTTACCGTCGGCGGCTGGTCGGACCGGGTCGATCACCTCGGGGACCCCACCGCGGTGCTGGATGCCCCGTGCGTCCTGCTACGCCCCGACGGCCACGTCGCCTGGATCGGCGACGATCAGCAGGACCTGAACGATCACCTCTCCCGCTGGTTCGGCAAGCCCGCCAACTGATCTCGGGGCCAGGAACTGGGAGTGGTCGGCGTTCCGGTCGGACGTCCACCGGTGCTGGCATGGCGGAAAGACGCCATGCCAGCACCGGTGCCCGGTGGTCCACCCGCCGTGCGACTTGCCGAGTCCTTCCCGTCGCCGCGTCACTGCTGCTGAGCCCCGGTCGGGCGGAAAGGAGTGTTGCCCGGCACCCGGGCATCACTAGCATCCCGGCCGTGGACGACATGCGCTGGCGCGATCCGGAGTGGCTGACCCGGGTGCAGGATTGGATCGACGAACGGCTCGGCGAACTCGCGGTGACGCGGACCGGTCCGCCCGTCCAGCCGCACGTCTACCCGTGGTCGACGGTGCTGCGGGTACCGACGGACCGCGGTGACGTCTGGTTCAAGGCCAACACCGAGACGCTACGGCACGAGGGCGACGTCGTGCGGCGGATCGCCGCCCGCCGTCCCGACGTGGTGCCGCCGCTGCTGGCCGCTGACAGTGCCGCCGGTTGGATGCTGATGGCGGACGCGGGGGAGACGCTGCGAGTGGTGACGCAGCGCGAGCAGAGCCTGGATCGGTGGCGGGACGTGCTGCCGCTCTACGCCGGAGTCCAGCTCGACCTGGCCGAGGACGTCGACGACCTGCTCGCCCTGGGGGTGCCCGACCTGCGGCTCGCCACCCTCCCGAAGGCGTACGAACGCCTGGTTGACGAGGTCGGCGCGGACCGGCGCTTCCACGACGCGGCACCGATGGTGGCCGACCTGTGCGAAGAGCTCGCGGGGTACGGGCTGCCGGAGCTGCTGCAGCACGACGACCTGCACGACGGCCAGGTCTTCGTCCGCGACGGCCGCCACCTGGTGATGGACTGGGGCGACGCCTGCGTGTCGCACCCGTTCTTCACCCTGTCGGTCACCCTGGAAGGTGGGTTGGCGTGGGGCCTGGAGGATGTCTGGAACTCCGTCGACACCGCGCCCTTCCGGGACGCGTACCTCGCGCCGTACGCCGAACGGTTCGCCGGCGACCTGGTGGCCGCCGCCCGGGTGGCGCTGCGCCTGGGCTGGGTCTGCCGTGCCGTCAACGGGCACATGCCGGGCGACGAGGAGCGGACCCTGACCCGGCTGCGGATGTTCCGCGACGGGCGGCCGTAGCCGGCCGGCGGTCGACAGGGGTGTCGGCCGTCCGGTGGCCGGCCCCTACTTCGGATCCCGGCTCGACCGCCGAGATCTGTCGGGGTCTGGACATCCCGGCTAATGTGGGCCATACCGTCCATTCACGACAGGCGTGGACAGCCGGACCAGAGCCGACGATCCAGGAGTCATGCCCTAGTGCTGGCTGCCGGGCAGCCGGGCGGCACCCCGCGAGATTCTGAACAGCCAGAGGAGCATGACCCGCAGCAGCGCGGTCAGGCTGGTGCGATCGCCGGCGCGCTGCAGCTCGCGGGCGCGACTGGCCACGACGACGAGCCGGTCGCCGTAGGCGGGCCACAGCGGGGCCTGCTGCCGGAGGCGAACCGCGAGCCCGGCCAACTTCGCGGCCACTCTGCGATCCTGCACCGGCAGGAGCTCAAGGTCGGGCAGCAGGCCGACCCGTACCGCCAGATAGGCGTCCCACGCCGCATGTCGGGCCGGATCCATCTCCGCGTTCGCCTTCCTGGTGCGGTTCCGCCGTCACGGCTGGACGGCGGGGTCGACAACGTCCGGCGTGGCGGCGGCCAGGACGCCGGTGCGACGCAGATGGGCGCGCGCCGCGTCGATCGCCTCTGCCGTGCCGGGAAAGACGCGCCCGGCCGCACCCAGCCGGTCGAGCACGCCGACCGCGTCGAGGATCTTCTCCTGGTCCGCGCGGACACCGGAGACGAGGACGGTGATGTCGCGGTGTTCGAGACGCTCGATCGCGTCGCGTAACACCAGCGCGCCGGAGCCATCGATCGTCGACACCCTCGACATCCGCAGGATGATCACCCGTACGTCCGCCACCTCGGACAGTTCCAGCAGGAACCGGTGGGCGGCCGCGAAGAACAACGGCCCGTCGAAGCGGTAGGCCACGATGTGCTCTCGGAGCAGGGCGGCCTCCTCGAGGTGATGGTCCGCGATGTCGAGCGGGACCTCCTCCAGCCGAGCCGCACCCGCGATCTTGCGGATGGCCAACGCGGCGGCGACGAGCAGGCCGATCCCGACGGCGGCAACCAGGTCCAGGGCGAGGGTGGCCACCGCGGTCAGCGCCAGGATGAGCGCGTCGGAGCGGGTCGCGCGGGCCAGCGCGGCCAGCGAGCCCACCTCGACCATCCGCACCGCTGTGGCCAGCAGCACCCCGGCCAGCGCGGCAACCGGGATGTACGCCACCAGCGGCGCGGCGGCCAGCATGATCACCGCCAGGGTGATCGCGTGGGTCAGCGCGGCGAGTCGCGACTGGGCGCCGGAGCGGACGTTGACCGCCGTACGGGCGATCGCGGCCGTCGCCGGTACGCCGCCGAAGAGCGGGGTCACCAGGTTCGCCACCCCCTGACCGAACAGCTCCCGGTCCGGGTCGTGGCGCTGGTTCACCGTCATCCCGTCGGCGACGGTCGCCGACAGCAGGCTCTCCAGTGCGGCCAGGGCGGCGACCGCCAGCGCCGAGGTGAGCAGGGTCGGCACGACGGTCAGGTCCAGGAAGCCCAGCGACGGGCTGGGCAGCGTGGCGGGCAGGACGCCGATGCGGGCGATGTCGAGCGACAGCAGCTGCGCCACCACGGTGGCCACCGCCACCATGATCAGCGAGAACGGCACCGTGGGCCGCCAACGCGCGCCGGCCAGCATCACCGCCGCCACCCCGAGCGCCACGGCCAGCGCGGACCAGTGCGGACGGCCGGCGAACTCGACCAGCGCCCGCCAGGCCACCACGCTGACGTTCTCGCCATCCGGGGCCGGCACTCCGAGCGCGGCAGGCACCTGCTGCAGGAAGATCACCGCGGCGATGCCCACGGTGAAGCCCTCCACCACCGGCGCCGGAACGTAGCGCACGTACCGCCCGGCGCGGAGCAGGGCCAGTGCCAGCAGGATCAGGCCCGCCATCACTCCGACGGTGAGCACGCCGCCCGGCCCGTACCGCCCCACGATCGGCACCAGCACCACGGTCATCGCCCCGGTGGGCCCCGACACCTGCAGGTTCGATCCGCCGAACAACGCGGCGAGGGTGCCGGCCACGATCGCCGTCACCAGGCCCGCGGCGGCCCCCAGACCGGACGACACCCCGAATCCCAGCGCCAACGGCAGCGCCACCACCGCGACGGTGAGCCCGGCGACCAGGTCGCGGCGGGGCTGCCGGCGCATCGCCGCGACGTCCGCGCGCCCTGGCAGCAGCGCGGCGACCTGCCGCCAGGTCGACCGGGCGAACACGGCGGGACTCACCGCGGGACCGACAGCGACTCGTCGTCGGCGTCGTCTCGGTCCCCTCGAAGGCTTTCGAGCAGCTCCGCCTGGCCCGCGAGCATCTCGGTGAGGAAGCGACGAGCAGCCCGCATGAGGTCCGCGACGTCCGGCCCCGCGAGGGCGTAGATCACCGCCGACCCCTCCCGCCTCGACGTCACGATCCCTGCCCGACGCAGCACCGAAAGCTGCTGAGACAGGCTCGACGCCTCGATGTCCACGTCCGCCAGCAGGTCCCGTACGGTCATCGGCCCGTCACCGAGCAGCTCCAGCACCCGGATACGCACCGGATGCCCGAGCGTGCGGAAGAACTCCGCCTTCCTCTCGTAGAGCGGTAGCACACGCGTCCTCTCGCCAGACTGACAGCCTAGGCAATTGAAGACCTCTTCAAGTCGCTAAGCCAGTTGGCCCCGGCCAAAGTGATCCGAAACACTCTCCGCGACAACCCGCTGACGGCCTGGGGTCATGCGGGCGGTGGCCTGTGCCGGCAACCGGCCGTCATCCTCGCCGGCGTCCGCGAGAACCACGTCGGGCCGACGCGCTGACGTCAGCCTCGGGTGGTTACCGCCGCCCGCCGAACTGCCAGTTGTGTACCTCGATGTCGGCGTACCGGTTGGAGGTCAGCACGGCGCGTGCCCGGTCCGGATCCGGTGCCCGGACGAGCGCCGCCGTACCCAGCCAGAGGGTGCCGTCGTCGGACAGCAACGGCCCGTACGCGATCAACTCGTCCCGGTCGGTCGGCACCGCGAGGTCGGCGGCCTGCCCCGCGCCGAGGCCGAGCACCAGGTACCGGT
This region includes:
- a CDS encoding phosphotransferase, translated to MDDMRWRDPEWLTRVQDWIDERLGELAVTRTGPPVQPHVYPWSTVLRVPTDRGDVWFKANTETLRHEGDVVRRIAARRPDVVPPLLAADSAAGWMLMADAGETLRVVTQREQSLDRWRDVLPLYAGVQLDLAEDVDDLLALGVPDLRLATLPKAYERLVDEVGADRRFHDAAPMVADLCEELAGYGLPELLQHDDLHDGQVFVRDGRHLVMDWGDACVSHPFFTLSVTLEGGLAWGLEDVWNSVDTAPFRDAYLAPYAERFAGDLVAAARVALRLGWVCRAVNGHMPGDEERTLTRLRMFRDGRP
- a CDS encoding ArsR/SmtB family transcription factor, whose protein sequence is MSTPLYQAKAEFFKTLGHPARIRVLELLAEREHAVSELLPQVGIEAAHLSQQLAVLRRANLVVTRRDGSTVYYSMVSPQVAELLAVARRILTEVLSSQAELLGDLRAAERTDQA
- the rox gene encoding rifampin monooxygenase, encoding MHSAQFTAEPSSNDMVERDAIAGDVPGLPTPASGADRPHLTFDVIIAGCGPTGAMLAAELRLHDVRVLVLEKETEPVSFVRIVGLHIRSIELMAMRGLLERMLEHGRKRPAGGFFAAIPKPAPKGLDSAYAYLLGIPQPVIVHLLEEHAIDLGAQVRRGCAVAGLKQDDEGVTVELADGEQLRSRYLVGCDGGRSTVRKLLGVGFPGEPSRAETLMGEMEVGVSQEEIAARVTGIGETRQRFWLRPFGAGVYSVVVPAAGVSDRAEPPTLDDFKQQLRAIAGTDFGVHSPRWLSRFGDATRLAERYRVGRVLLAGDAAHIHPPTGGQGLNLGVQDAFNLGWKLAAQIRGWAPETLLDTYQAERRPVAEDVLDNTRAQMELHSTEPGPQAVRRLLTELMDFDEVNRYLIEKITAIGIRYDLGAGPDLLGRRLRDIDVKQGHLYGLLHHGRGLLLDRTERLTVGGWSDRVDHLGDPTAVLDAPCVLLRPDGHVAWIGDDQQDLNDHLSRWFGKPAN
- a CDS encoding ABC transporter ATP-binding protein, whose translation is MSGGGSRAEGLRGVGLRLGYHGATVVHDAAITLRPGAVTALVGPNGSGKSTLLRGLARLHPLERGEVLLADGTSARTLSARDFARRVTLLAQSRPTPNGVTVRDVVGYGRHPYRGRWRADDPDGPVAVDRAMTVTGVAAMADRPVDELSGGELQRVWLATCLAQDTAVLLLDEPTTFLDLRYQVEILDLMRDLADTGDIAVGVVLHDLNQAAAVADDVVLLHRGRVRAAGAPRNVFTEDALTETYGIRIEVTVDPMTGLLSTRPVGRHTTRAVA
- a CDS encoding ArsR/SmtB family transcription factor codes for the protein MLPLYERKAEFFRTLGHPVRIRVLELLGDGPMTVRDLLADVDIEASSLSQQLSVLRRAGIVTSRREGSAVIYALAGPDVADLMRAARRFLTEMLAGQAELLESLRGDRDDADDESLSVPR
- a CDS encoding SulP family inorganic anion transporter, with protein sequence MRRQPRRDLVAGLTVAVVALPLALGFGVSSGLGAAAGLVTAIVAGTLAALFGGSNLQVSGPTGAMTVVLVPIVGRYGPGGVLTVGVMAGLILLALALLRAGRYVRYVPAPVVEGFTVGIAAVIFLQQVPAALGVPAPDGENVSVVAWRALVEFAGRPHWSALAVALGVAAVMLAGARWRPTVPFSLIMVAVATVVAQLLSLDIARIGVLPATLPSPSLGFLDLTVVPTLLTSALAVAALAALESLLSATVADGMTVNQRHDPDRELFGQGVANLVTPLFGGVPATAAIARTAVNVRSGAQSRLAALTHAITLAVIMLAAAPLVAYIPVAALAGVLLATAVRMVEVGSLAALARATRSDALILALTAVATLALDLVAAVGIGLLVAAALAIRKIAGAARLEEVPLDIADHHLEEAALLREHIVAYRFDGPLFFAAAHRFLLELSEVADVRVIILRMSRVSTIDGSGALVLRDAIERLEHRDITVLVSGVRADQEKILDAVGVLDRLGAAGRVFPGTAEAIDAARAHLRRTGVLAAATPDVVDPAVQP